Below is a genomic region from Deltaproteobacteria bacterium.
TGAGGAGGGCTCTGGTGTCCCTGAATTAGGGTGATTCTTCTTAAGGGTTTTTGCCCAAAAATCCGAGACATATGATGAAAGGCTTTGCGGTAAAACGCCAAGATGATTAGCATCGATTAGTTCATTGCCAGTTACATTTTTATAAATATAGGTATCCTGAATCATCTCGCAATGACGATGATTGGTCTTGTTAAATAAGTAGGTACCGACAAGAGCCGTTACTATCGGATGAATTACGACATCAGCAATAACATGGCTTATATATCCGAAAAACCACGCTAGACATTGGGCAAAGCCCTCATCATCATTATGTTTCATAATTAGCAGATTACTAATTGCTTGATGAGCAAAAAAATGAATGTTCTCATAGTGCATTCGATCAGCCCATTCACGGTCACCTAGGCTTAGATATGGTAGGTCCGGTGATACTGCACCAATCGCAGCTATGGGTTTATAGTTAATGATCTTAACAGCAAGTGGATGCCCTGGGTTTAGGCGTGCAAATGTAAGCTGATTCGACAAAGAGGCTTCAACAATCATCCAATGCGTAAATGCTCCAGCCATGTTAATCCCTCCACCTAGCTTTGTTGTTCAGGGATCTTAAGAAATGCATAGCCAGCCGAA
It encodes:
- a CDS encoding zinc dependent phospholipase C family protein, with protein sequence MAGAFTHWMIVEASLSNQLTFARLNPGHPLAVKIINYKPIAAIGAVSPDLPYLSLGDREWADRMHYENIHFFAHQAISNLLIMKHNDDEGFAQCLAWFFGYISHVIADVVIHPIVTALVGTYLFNKTNHRHCEMIQDTYIYKNVTGNELIDANHLGVLPQSLSSYVSDFWAKTLKKNHPNSGTPEPSSWYNMYRKALNLVDGRLPSIFYRILDDIKLFYGATKDFKRGGDDNDYQYIKDIPLPRSPRKVDFKEVFNIAVQQVVRIWGEIIADLNNNDSQRCFSYIKNWNLDLGVDQGAQDLWT